In a genomic window of Quercus lobata isolate SW786 chromosome 4, ValleyOak3.0 Primary Assembly, whole genome shotgun sequence:
- the LOC115985462 gene encoding pentatricopeptide repeat-containing protein At3g26540-like — protein sequence MGVSAASILNHILYSRTHKPQTQPTSAKALTNTIFTHLKAGRLQKAVSILFAAPVLFPYSLYASLFQICASNHAIVEARKVESHLVTFSPTPPVFLLNRAIETYGKCGCLVDARELFEEMPQRDGGSWNVMITSYTQGGYPEKALSLFSDMNRSGVYASEVTFASVLGSCGATLALCLSRQVHGLIVKYGFVGNVILESSLVDVYGKCQVIKDGQRMFDEIKNPTAVSWNVIVRRYLEMDDGTKAVFMFFKMFQTAVRPFNFTFSNALIACSSISALKEGKQIHGVAIKMGLEDDEVVSSPLMDMYIKCGKLENAHRVFEQLSSKDLISWTSIVSGYAISGKTREARELFDQMPERNVISWNAMLAGYTRSLQWEEALDLVFFMRNATKDIDYVTIGLILNVCAGLLDVEMGKQVHGFIYRNGFLSNLVVGNALLDMYGKCGNLRSVRVWFYLIISQWRDSVSWNALLTSYARHGLSEQAMTIFSEMQWETRPSKFTFGTLLAACANTFSLEHGKQIHGFMIRNGYEMDVVIRGVLVDMYSKCRCLEYALVVFLESASRDVILWNSIIFGCSHNRKGRVILELFGLMEEEGVKADHVTFQGILLACIYEGLVELGTQYFYSMSNKYYVMPRLEHYECMIELYSRYGHINELEKFIKRMPFELTVPMLTKVFDACRKYECLRLGEWATKRLNELNPSMELKFQIMDRERK from the coding sequence ATGGGTGTGAGTGCCGCCTCTATACTCAACCACATTCTTTACAGCCGAACCCACAAGCCCCAAACTCAACCTACTAGCGCCAAAGCCTTAACCAACACCATCTTCACTCACCTCAAAGCGGGTCGTCTCCAAAAAGCTGTCTCCATTCTCTTTGCTGCTCCAGTACTTTTCCCTTATTCCCTTTATGCCAGTCTCTTCCAAATTTGTGCTTCTAATCATGCCATTGTTGAAGCTCGGAAGGTCGAGTCCCATCTGGTCACCTTCTCCCCTACACCACCAGTGTTTCTCCTGAACCGAGCGATTGAGACTTATGGTAAATGTGGATGTTTAGTTGATGCAAGGGAGCTGTTTGAGGAAATGCCTCAAAGAGATGGGGGGTCTTGGAATGTGATGATTACGTCGTATACACAAGGTGGGTATCCTGAGAAAGCCTTGTCATTGTTTTCGGACATGAATAGATCAGGAGTTTATGCGAGTGAGGTCACTTTTGCAAGTGTTCTTGGGTCTTGTGGTGCAACGTTGGCACTTTGTCTTTCGAGACAGGTTCATGGGCTTATTGTGAAATATGGGTTTGTTGGGAATGTAATTTTGGAGAGTTCACTTGTTGATGTATATGGCAAATGCCAGGTTATCAAAGATGGCCAAAGAATGTTTGATGAGATTAAAAATCCAACTGCTGTTTCTTGGAATGTGATTGTAAGGCGGTATCTTGAGATGGATGATGGAACAAAGGCGgtctttatgttttttaagaTGTTCCAGACTGCTGTTAGGCCCTTCAACTTTACATTCTCTAATGCACTTATTGCTTGCTCAAGTATATCTGCACTAAAGGAGGGGAAGCAAATTCATGGAGTCGCAATtaaaatgggtcttgaagatgATGAGGTTGTTTCAAGTCCTCTCATGGATATGTATATCAAGTGTGGGAAATTAGAGAATGCTCATAGGGTGTTTGAACAGCTAAGTTCAAAAGATTTAATTTCTTGGACTTCAATTGTATCAGGGTATGCTATTAGTGGGAAAACTAGGGAGGCAAGGGAGCTTTTTGATCAGATGCCTGAACGCAATGTGATATCTTGGAATGCAATGTTGGCAGGGTATACCCGTTCCCTCCAATGGGAAGAGGCTCTGGACTTGGTATTTTTTATGCGCAATGCAACTAAAGATATTGACTATGTCACAATTGGGTTAATATTAAATGTGTGTGCTGGGCTTTTAGATGTTGAAATGGGAAAACAGGTCCATGGTTTTATATACCGAAATGGTTTCCTTTCCAATCTCGTTGTTGGCAATGCCCTTCTTGACATGTATGGTAAATGTGGTAACTTAAGAAGTGTCAGAGTTTGGTTTTACCTAATAATAAGTCAATGGAGGGATAGTGTTTCTTGGAATGCTTTATTGACTAGCTATGCTCGTCACGGCCTTAGTGAACAAGCAATGACAATATTTTCAGAGATGCAATGGGAGACAAGACCAAGCAAGTTCACGTTTGGAACCCTTTTGGCTGCTTGTGCAAATACTTTTTCTCTTGAGCATGGCAAACAAATTCATGGATTTATGATTAGAAATGGTTATGAGATGGATGTTGTGATCAGAGGAGTTTTAGTAGACATGTACTCAAAATGTCGTTGTCTTGAGTATGCTCTCGTAGTTTTTTTAGAGTCAGCGTCACGGGATGTAATTCTTTGGAACTCCATAATTTTTGGATGTTCTCACAACCGAAAAGGTAGGGTGATACTTGAATTGTTTGGGTTGATGGAGGAGGAAGGTGTAAAAGCAGATCATGTCACATTTCAAGGTATTTTGCTTGCTTGTATATATGAAGGCCTAGTTGAGTTGGGAACACAGTATTTTTATTCAATGAGCAATAAGTACTATGTCATGCCTCGGTTGGAGCACTATGAGTGTATGATTGAACTCTATAGTCGGTATGGGCACATAAATGAGCTGGAGAAATTCATTAAGAGGATGCCTTTTGAACTCACTGTTCCAATGTTGACAAAAGTCTTTGATGCTTGTAGAAAATATGAATGCTTGAGGTTGGGAGAGTGGGCTACTAAACGACTTAATGAATTGAATCCTTCAATGgaactaaaatttcaaatcatggACAGGGAGAGGAAGTAA